One genomic window of candidate division WOR-1 bacterium RIFOXYB2_FULL_36_35 includes the following:
- a CDS encoding NADH dehydrogenase, translated as METFEAIKTRRSIRKYEELKVPDELIQKLLSSAMQAPSAGNQQPWHFIVITDKNILQQCSKIHVNAPMAKDAALAILVCGDVVLERHKDYWPQDCSAAIQNVLLAAHDMGFGAVWCGVYPRKERVDGFKKFFNLPENVIPFALIPIGYPAEKKSPDNRFKEDRVHYNKW; from the coding sequence CGAGAAGAAGCATCAGGAAATATGAAGAGTTAAAAGTTCCAGATGAATTAATACAGAAACTCTTATCTTCTGCCATGCAGGCTCCATCTGCTGGAAATCAACAACCATGGCACTTTATTGTCATAACAGACAAAAATATCCTTCAACAATGTTCTAAAATACATGTAAATGCGCCGATGGCAAAGGATGCAGCATTAGCAATTCTTGTTTGCGGCGATGTTGTTCTTGAAAGGCATAAGGATTATTGGCCCCAAGATTGCTCTGCTGCTATTCAAAACGTGCTTTTGGCTGCACATGATATGGGGTTCGGGGCTGTTTGGTGTGGTGTTTATCCTAGAAAGGAAAGGGTTGATGGCTTTAAAAAGTTTTTTAATTTGCCAGAAAATGTAATTCCATTTGCTCTCATTCCTATAGGATATCCTGCGGAAAAGAAATCTCCGGATAATAGATTTAAAGAGGATAGAGTGCATTATAATAAGTGGTAA